The genomic DNA CGCGGGGCTACGTCTGCACACGGATGACCTCTGCCAACGGGCCGGTCCCCGTGGAGGATCTCCTCGCCCTCGCGGAGCCCGCGGAAGAGGGACGGAACGCGGTGCCAGAGTGGCTCCTGGAGTGGCGGGAGAAGACCGCGCTGCCGAGCACTCGACGCCCGGCTCCGAACGTGTGGGATGCCCCTGGTGAGCGGGTCGGCCGCTGACCCGCGGCAGACCGTGATGGAGCCCCCTGCCGGATTCGAACCGGCGACCCTCTGTTTACAAGACAGATGCTCTGGCCAGCTGAGCTAAGGGGGCGCGCCCCGCGCAAGCGGGAACGGCCCTGCCCCCGAGGGGTCAGGGCCGTTCAAGTCTATCGGATGCGCTACTTGCGCGCGTCGATCGTGGCCTGAACGAACTTCTTGAAGTCCGATTCCGCCTGGGGGTCCCAGCGCTGGCCCTCGACATAGACGCTCGGGGTGCCGCTGACGCCGTCGTGCGCCGCGAGGGCGTTGGCGAACTTCGTGTAGTAGCGGAAGGCGCCGCTGTCCACGAGGGAGTCGATCTCGCTGGGCACGCCAGCGCTCTTGAGGACCGACTTGATGGTGCCGTTGTCCCCGCCCGTGGCCTCGCTGGGCTGCTGCGCGAAGAGGAGCTTGAGAGCAGGGTAGAACTTCTCCGGGAACCGGTCTGCCACGGACATGAGGGCGCCGCCCGCGCGCGTGGAGTAGTTCTTGTTCGCGGCCTGGTCGAGGATCGAGATGACCCGGTACTCGACGTTGGCCGTGCCCTTCTCGGCAAGGTCGTGGAGGTAGTCGCCGAACATTCCCTCGAAGACCTTGCAGTGCGGGCAGAGCATGTCCACATAGACGAGCACGTGGGCCGGCTCGCCCTTCTTCGTCGTCAGTGCACCGGAGGGGGCCTTCGTGGACGGGGCCGTCGCGGGCGGGCCCACGGTCCCCGGGTCCACCTCGATGCCTCCGGCCTTCTTGAGCGTGCCGCCCTTGATGAGCGTGACGCCGCCGTACTGGTTGCCGTACGCGGGTGCGGGCCCCTTGGCCGCGTCCGCCGCGCCCGCGGCCTCGTTGTTCTTCTTGAAGAGGTACGTCACGATGAGGACGATGGCAAGGACTGCCGCGATGATGGCGCCGCCGATCACCGCTCTGCGCGAGCGCTCCTTGCGCAGCGCTTTCTCGCGGTGCTGCTGGGCAATCTCGCGGGGCGTCAGCCCGGACGGCGTCTGTCTCGATGCCATGGTGTGATCCTCTGGGTTCAGCGTCTGCCCCGGCCCGCCACACACGGCGGACGAGGGGTCGGGTCTCTACACATCATAAAACAGACGCCTTGG from Falsarthrobacter nasiphocae includes the following:
- a CDS encoding DsbA family protein — translated: MASRQTPSGLTPREIAQQHREKALRKERSRRAVIGGAIIAAVLAIVLIVTYLFKKNNEAAGAADAAKGPAPAYGNQYGGVTLIKGGTLKKAGGIEVDPGTVGPPATAPSTKAPSGALTTKKGEPAHVLVYVDMLCPHCKVFEGMFGDYLHDLAEKGTANVEYRVISILDQAANKNYSTRAGGALMSVADRFPEKFYPALKLLFAQQPSEATGGDNGTIKSVLKSAGVPSEIDSLVDSGAFRYYTKFANALAAHDGVSGTPSVYVEGQRWDPQAESDFKKFVQATIDARK